The Pseudobythopirellula maris genome has a window encoding:
- the mnmG gene encoding tRNA uridine-5-carboxymethylaminomethyl(34) synthesis enzyme MnmG, whose protein sequence is MPSFYDYDVVVVGAGHAGTEAALAAARMGAKTALLTANLDTVGQMSCNPAIGGVGKGQIVREVDALGGAMGRAIDATGIQFRMLNRRKGPAMHGPRAQADKRAYQAEIKRVVEEQENLSLRQEAVEGLVVERDGQGSARHAVTGVRVRGDAIYRAKAVVLTTGTFLQALMHTGEAKTPGGRAGEGTSSGLSAALAELGIELRRFKTGTPPRLNGRTIDYSQCEEQPGDDAPTPFSFMTDSLDAEQIPCHITYTNEAVHDLIRANLERAPMYSGQIDSSGPRYCPSIEDKVVRFAEKAQHQLFLEPEGRNTLEVYVNGVSTSLPRDVQDAMFRLIRGCERAEILRYGYAVEYDYAPPDQLTPALETKAAAGLFLAGQINGTTGYEEAAAQGLVAGANAALKVADREPLVLGREEAYIGVLIDDLVTRGVDEPYRMFTSRAEYRLLLRHDNADRRLTPVAMRLGLVRGERAARFEAKSAEVVRVAGLIDSLRSEGRSLTEWLRRPEMGWDDLVLRASELASCGAEAVMQVVHDTKYAGYIARQQTDVDRQRRLAEKRIPEHFDYAALGQLRREAQEKLSRIRPRNLDQASRISGLTPADIALLMAHLKA, encoded by the coding sequence ATGCCCTCTTTTTACGACTACGACGTGGTGGTGGTCGGCGCCGGGCACGCCGGGACCGAGGCGGCGTTGGCCGCCGCGCGGATGGGGGCGAAGACGGCGCTGCTCACGGCCAACCTCGACACGGTGGGGCAGATGAGCTGCAACCCGGCGATCGGCGGCGTGGGCAAGGGGCAGATCGTCCGCGAGGTCGACGCCCTGGGGGGCGCCATGGGGCGGGCGATCGACGCCACGGGCATCCAGTTCCGCATGCTCAACCGCCGCAAAGGCCCGGCGATGCACGGCCCGCGGGCCCAAGCCGACAAACGCGCTTACCAGGCGGAGATCAAACGGGTTGTCGAAGAGCAGGAGAACCTGAGCCTGCGGCAAGAGGCTGTGGAGGGCTTGGTAGTTGAACGCGACGGGCAAGGCTCCGCGCGTCACGCGGTTACCGGCGTACGGGTGCGTGGCGACGCCATCTACCGCGCCAAGGCCGTGGTGCTAACGACCGGCACCTTCCTGCAGGCGCTCATGCACACCGGCGAGGCAAAGACGCCGGGCGGCAGGGCGGGCGAGGGGACCAGCAGCGGGCTCAGCGCGGCGCTCGCCGAGCTGGGCATCGAGCTGCGTCGCTTCAAGACCGGCACCCCGCCGCGGCTCAACGGCCGGACGATCGATTACTCGCAGTGCGAGGAGCAGCCGGGCGACGACGCCCCGACGCCGTTCTCGTTCATGACCGACTCGCTCGACGCCGAGCAGATCCCCTGCCACATCACTTACACGAACGAGGCGGTCCACGACCTCATCCGGGCGAACCTCGAGCGGGCGCCGATGTACAGCGGGCAGATCGATTCGAGCGGGCCGCGCTACTGCCCCAGCATCGAGGACAAGGTGGTCCGCTTCGCCGAGAAGGCGCAGCACCAGCTGTTCCTGGAGCCCGAGGGACGCAACACGCTTGAGGTGTACGTCAACGGCGTGTCGACCAGCCTGCCGCGCGACGTGCAAGACGCGATGTTCCGGTTGATCCGAGGCTGCGAGCGGGCCGAGATCTTGCGCTACGGCTACGCGGTGGAGTACGACTACGCCCCGCCCGACCAGCTGACCCCCGCGCTCGAGACCAAGGCGGCGGCCGGCTTGTTTCTGGCCGGGCAGATCAACGGCACGACCGGCTACGAGGAGGCGGCCGCCCAGGGCTTGGTGGCCGGCGCCAACGCCGCGCTGAAGGTCGCCGACCGCGAGCCGCTCGTCTTGGGACGCGAAGAAGCTTACATCGGCGTGCTGATCGACGACCTCGTGACGCGCGGCGTCGACGAGCCGTACCGCATGTTCACCAGCCGGGCCGAGTACCGGCTCTTGCTGAGGCACGACAACGCCGACCGCCGGCTGACGCCCGTCGCGATGCGGCTCGGCCTGGTGCGTGGCGAGCGCGCCGCGCGGTTCGAGGCCAAGAGCGCCGAGGTGGTGCGTGTGGCGGGGCTGATCGACTCGCTCCGCAGCGAGGGGCGTTCGCTCACCGAGTGGTTGCGGCGGCCCGAGATGGGCTGGGACGATCTCGTGTTGCGGGCGTCCGAGCTAGCGTCGTGCGGCGCCGAGGCCGTCATGCAAGTCGTGCACGACACGAAGTACGCCGGCTACATCGCGCGCCAGCAGACCGACGTCGACCGCCAGCGGCGGCTCGCCGAGAAACGGATCCCGGAGCACTTCGACTACGCGGCGCTCGGCCAACTGCGTCGCGAAGCGCAAGAGAAACTCTCCCGCATCCGCCCGCGCAACCTCGACCAAGCGAGCCGCATCAGCGGGCTGACGCCGGCCGACATCGCGCTGTTGATGGCGCACCTGAAGGCGTGA
- a CDS encoding response regulator, producing MKTVFTTGEAAKICKVSQQTIIRCFDSGQLKGFRVPGSRFRRIPREQLYSFMRDNGIPTDALDSGQRKLLVVDDDQDLVDLMVDQFERDGRFEVRSVNNGFGAGMLIKEFRPDLVVLDIMLPDINGMEVCQLVRSDKSMDSVRIVCISGMVEEERIQKLRDAGANDFLKKPFDIDVLSQRVCELLEMEPAPTS from the coding sequence ATGAAAACTGTCTTCACGACTGGCGAAGCCGCAAAGATTTGCAAGGTGAGCCAGCAAACGATTATCCGCTGCTTCGATTCGGGTCAACTCAAGGGCTTCCGGGTCCCCGGCAGCCGCTTCCGCCGCATCCCCCGCGAGCAGCTCTACAGCTTCATGCGGGACAACGGCATCCCGACCGACGCCCTCGACAGCGGGCAGCGCAAGCTGCTTGTGGTGGACGACGACCAGGACTTGGTCGACCTGATGGTCGACCAGTTCGAGCGCGACGGCCGGTTCGAGGTCCGCAGCGTGAACAACGGCTTCGGCGCCGGCATGCTGATCAAGGAGTTCCGCCCCGACCTGGTGGTTCTCGACATCATGCTGCCGGACATCAACGGCATGGAAGTCTGCCAGTTGGTGCGCAGCGACAAGTCGATGGATTCGGTGCGGATCGTCTGCATCTCGGGCATGGTCGAGGAGGAGCGGATCCAGAAGCTCCGCGACGCCGGAGCGAATGACTTCCTCAAGAAGCCGTTCGACATCGACGTGCTCAGCCAGCGGGTCTGCGAGCTGCTGGAGATGGAGCCCGCTCCGACCAGCTAA
- a CDS encoding sensor histidine kinase yields MHQPRPHRTPSRLATRLRPVGIASQRAPSRRLTAPPAGGAQGVRERFARELERAKLEAMKELAYGASHEINNPLANIAMRAQSMLRDETDERRRKMLAAIHRQAMRAHEMISDLMLFARPPRLAPQRIDLAELAARVVEEYLPVAELRELRITTPGASTPVWCEADPVQMAVALRALVDNAIDAVGVGGEIVVSACRSGGRGVLSVSDNGPGVPAELREHIFDPFFSGREAGRGLGFGLSKCWRLVTDHGGEVRVADDRRAGAEFSIVLPIGD; encoded by the coding sequence ATGCACCAGCCCCGCCCCCACCGCACGCCGAGCCGCCTCGCCACGCGGCTGCGCCCGGTCGGCATCGCCTCGCAGCGGGCGCCGTCGCGTCGGCTCACCGCGCCTCCGGCCGGTGGCGCCCAAGGCGTGCGCGAGCGGTTCGCCCGCGAGCTCGAGCGGGCCAAGCTCGAAGCGATGAAGGAGCTCGCTTACGGCGCCAGCCACGAGATCAACAACCCGCTGGCCAACATCGCGATGCGGGCCCAGTCGATGCTTCGCGACGAGACCGACGAGCGCCGCCGCAAGATGCTCGCCGCGATCCACCGCCAGGCGATGCGGGCGCACGAGATGATCTCCGACCTGATGCTGTTCGCCCGACCGCCGCGGCTCGCCCCGCAGCGGATTGACCTGGCGGAACTCGCCGCGCGGGTCGTGGAGGAGTACCTGCCCGTGGCCGAGCTGCGGGAGCTGAGGATCACGACGCCGGGAGCTTCGACCCCCGTGTGGTGCGAGGCCGACCCGGTGCAGATGGCCGTGGCGCTCAGGGCGCTGGTCGACAACGCCATCGACGCGGTCGGCGTGGGGGGCGAGATCGTCGTCAGCGCCTGCCGGTCGGGCGGCCGGGGCGTGCTCTCGGTCAGCGACAACGGCCCGGGGGTGCCCGCGGAGCTCCGGGAGCACATCTTCGACCCGTTCTTCAGCGGCCGCGAGGCGGGCCGCGGCTTGGGCTTCGGGCTCTCGAAGTGCTGGCGTTTGGTGACCGACCACGGCGGCGAGGTGCGCGTGGCCGACGACCGCCGTGCGGGCGCCGAGTTCAGCATCGTGCTGCCGATCGGTGACTGA
- a CDS encoding Hpt domain-containing protein — MLATDLLDDFIDEANEQLSDVDNQFLHIEQTAPDVDVDLVNDLFRSFHSIKGAAGFMGFDTVNDLSSNLETVLIEMRNGEITPSAPIVDTMIKATDKLKGLIDNLAISNSIDVSDQINQLAAISAGRAAAPQGVATA, encoded by the coding sequence GTGCTAGCAACCGACTTGCTGGATGATTTCATCGACGAGGCGAACGAGCAACTCAGCGACGTCGATAATCAGTTCTTGCACATCGAGCAAACGGCGCCCGACGTCGATGTCGACCTGGTGAACGACTTGTTCCGCTCGTTCCACTCGATCAAAGGCGCGGCCGGCTTCATGGGGTTCGACACGGTCAACGACCTGTCGAGCAACCTAGAGACCGTGCTGATCGAAATGCGCAACGGCGAGATCACGCCGTCGGCGCCCATCGTCGACACGATGATCAAGGCGACCGACAAGCTCAAGGGCTTGATCGACAACCTGGCGATCTCGAACAGCATCGACGTGAGCGACCAAATCAACCAGCTCGCCGCCATCTCGGCGGGCCGCGCTGCGGCGCCCCAAGGCGTGGCGACGGCTTAG
- a CDS encoding NYN domain-containing protein, producing MFLIDGYNLLHATDLFGVGELEGTLRGSREALVEFLVDRLTAKERRATTVVFDSSQAPPGLPDLYDERGLTVRFSRGYPDADTLLEEMIDAAPDRRNLTVVSGDRRVQRAARGRGAKPIDSGPWFAEMSRRESSPEADRVTKPTGPVEDADHWVGEFSSPALDEEIRRQEQELKKPPRPRASAAPQEKRSKNRRRKPSSKPKQEFGEGIFDPFPPGYAEDLLRDENDPPE from the coding sequence TTGTTCCTGATCGACGGCTACAACCTGCTGCACGCCACCGACCTTTTTGGCGTGGGTGAATTGGAGGGGACGCTGCGCGGGTCGCGCGAGGCGCTCGTCGAATTCTTGGTCGACCGGCTCACGGCCAAGGAGCGGCGGGCGACCACGGTCGTGTTCGACTCGTCGCAGGCGCCCCCCGGGCTGCCCGATCTGTACGACGAGCGCGGCCTGACGGTCCGCTTCTCGCGCGGCTACCCCGACGCCGACACGCTGCTGGAGGAGATGATCGACGCCGCCCCCGACCGGCGCAATCTCACCGTGGTCTCCGGCGACCGCCGCGTGCAACGCGCCGCCCGCGGCCGCGGCGCCAAGCCGATCGACAGCGGCCCGTGGTTCGCCGAGATGTCGCGCCGCGAGTCCTCGCCCGAGGCCGACCGGGTGACCAAGCCCACCGGGCCGGTCGAAGACGCCGACCACTGGGTCGGCGAGTTCAGCAGCCCGGCGCTCGACGAGGAGATCCGGCGCCAGGAGCAAGAGCTCAAGAAGCCGCCCCGGCCGCGCGCCAGCGCCGCGCCACAGGAAAAACGCTCGAAGAATCGTCGCCGCAAACCGTCGAGCAAGCCGAAGCAGGAGTTCGGCGAGGGGATCTTCGACCCCTTCCCGCCCGGCTACGCCGAAGACCTGTTGCGCGACGAGAACGATCCGCCCGAGTGA
- a CDS encoding aspartate/ornithine carbamoyltransferase family protein, whose translation MSEPPSPAGARPADDLSQDDLDLAQYESRLARPVSLKVADLQRGERLRHVIFSGQFTPALLEDLAETADTIRQLSKSATGQAFLTGLLSHKRAMLYFTQPSTRTFLSFMAACQILGITCNEVRDPRTSSETKGETRFDSIRMFSSYFDLIIMRSPLARLAESCAYLMNDLERSDQRSVPIINAGSGADEHPTQALLDIYTLQRTFNFENPHDSPVEKLEELQTAHGYADLRRGLANKCYAFCGDIGRGRTVRSLAMLLGAYEGVRLVFVSPDHPTLRMRDDLRRRLRDRGVKFHEVDSLEAEVDGQPVIERLDALYMTRVQQEHNNPEDAEAFAKIDFSRYKLTPALVTRMRAYAPILHPFPRDQHFGEIPPEIDRDPRAMYFRQARNGMWVRAALLAHLLDVDSQIRRQGLREFSERHEYSS comes from the coding sequence TCGCCGACCTGCAACGCGGCGAGCGGCTTCGGCATGTCATCTTTTCGGGGCAGTTCACCCCCGCGCTGCTCGAAGACTTGGCCGAAACGGCCGACACGATCCGCCAGCTCTCCAAGTCGGCCACGGGCCAGGCGTTCCTCACCGGCCTGTTGTCGCACAAGCGGGCGATGCTGTACTTCACGCAGCCCTCGACCCGCACCTTCCTGTCGTTCATGGCCGCTTGCCAGATCCTGGGGATCACCTGCAACGAGGTCCGCGACCCGCGCACCTCGAGCGAGACGAAGGGCGAGACGCGGTTCGACTCGATCCGCATGTTCTCGAGCTACTTCGACCTGATCATCATGCGTTCGCCGCTGGCCCGCTTGGCCGAGTCGTGCGCCTACCTGATGAACGACCTGGAGCGTAGCGACCAGCGGAGCGTGCCGATCATCAACGCCGGCTCGGGGGCCGACGAGCACCCGACCCAAGCGCTCTTGGACATCTACACGTTGCAGCGGACGTTCAACTTCGAGAACCCGCACGACTCGCCGGTCGAGAAGCTCGAAGAGCTCCAGACGGCGCACGGCTACGCCGACCTGCGGCGCGGCCTGGCGAACAAGTGCTACGCCTTCTGCGGCGACATCGGTCGCGGCCGCACGGTCCGCTCGTTGGCGATGCTGCTGGGGGCGTACGAAGGGGTGCGGCTGGTGTTCGTCTCGCCCGACCACCCCACGCTCAGGATGCGCGACGACCTCAGGCGGCGTCTCCGCGACCGCGGCGTCAAGTTCCACGAGGTCGACTCGCTCGAGGCCGAGGTCGACGGCCAGCCGGTCATCGAACGCCTCGACGCCCTCTACATGACCCGCGTGCAGCAGGAACACAACAACCCGGAAGACGCCGAGGCGTTCGCCAAGATCGACTTCTCGCGCTACAAACTCACCCCCGCACTGGTCACCAGGATGCGGGCCTACGCACCGATCCTGCACCCGTTCCCCCGCGACCAGCACTTCGGCGAGATCCCGCCCGAGATCGACCGCGACCCGCGGGCGATGTACTTCCGCCAGGCGCGGAACGGCATGTGGGTGCGGGCGGCGCTGCTCGCGCACCTGCTCGACGTCGACAGCCAGATCCGCCGCCAGGGCCTCCGCGAGTTCAGCGAACGCCACGAGTACAGCAGCTAA